The nucleotide window GATACGCCGGTCAATAAGGTTGCAGTGCGTGACTACCTGCGTCAGGTTGGCAAGGAAGATGTGTGGACTGCCATGCAGGGCTACGTCTACGGTGCCCGCATGGACGAGGCGATAGCCTACCCCGGCGTGCTGGAATTTCTGTTCCAGGCCGGCCAAGCCGGCCACACACTGGCCATCGTCAGCCACAAGACCAAGCATCCTTTTCTGGGGCCGCAGTACGACCTGCATGCTGCAGCCCGCGCCTGGGTGGAGCAGCATCTGCACCGCGATGGCGTGCCGTTGGTGGCCGCCGACAGTGTGTTCTTTGAATTGACCAAGGACGCCAAATTGCAGCGCGCTACCCAGTGGGGCTGCGAGCTGTTCATCGATGACCTGCCCGAAATCCTGCTGGCACCGGGCTTCCCCACCGGTGCGCGGCGCGTGCTCTTTGATCCCGAGTCCCACCACCACCCCGCAGATGTGCCGGGATGTCAGGTGGTGCAGTCCTGGGCGGAACTAGGTCAATTGGTCGCGCTATGAGCGTGCAGCCCGACATGGACGCGCGCATTGCCAAGCTGCTGGCAGCTATGCCAGTCGGTGCGGTGCGTTCTGTGGCGGCCTGCGCCAGCAGCGGCAACAACCGTACTTACAAGGTGCAGACCGAACACCGTACGCTGGCCGTCAAGCAATACTTTCGCCACGGTGACGATACGCGTGACCGTCTTGGCACTGAGTTTGGCTTCCTGTCTTTCGCCGCACAGGCGGCTCCCGGTTGTGCGCCGGCCCCACTGTCAATGGACTGCGAAGAGTCGCTGGCGGCCTATGAATTTGTCGAAGGGCGTGCGCTGGCGGCCGCTGAGCTGCAATGGACGCACGTGCAAGCGGCTATCGATTTCTTTCTCGCGTTGAATACACCGCAGGCGCGGTTGCTGGCCAAGGACTTGCCGCCAGCTTCCGAAGCCTGTTTCTCCGTTGCCGGACACCTGGAGTTGGTGGGGCGCCGCGTAGCTGGCTTGGCCGCAGGTATCCCCGATACCGTAGATAACTCTGCTGCGGTGGCATTGGTGCAGCAACTCAAGACCTACTGGGATGCACTGGCTTCCCGGGTGCTGGAGTCGGCGGTGGCACCCGATGTGCTGTTGGCGCCAGCGCAACGTTGTCTTTCCCCGTCGGATTTTGGTTTTCACAACGCGCTGCTGCAAGCAGACCAGCGCTTGCGTTTTCTGGACTTTGAATACGCCGGCTGGGACGACCCGGCCAAACTGGTCGGGGATTTCTTTGCGCAGCTGGCGGTGCCCGTGCCAGCAGAATATTTCGATCGTTTTGTCGCCGCCATTGCCGCTGCGTTTACCGACCCCCAGGCAGTCATTGCCCGTGCCAATCTGTTGCGCCCGGTCTATCAGGTCAAGTGGTGCTGCATTGCCTTGAACGTCTTTTTACCGACGCATCTGGCGCGCCGCCAGTTTGCAAATCCCGGCATGGACAAAGCGATTTTGCAACGCCGGCAGGTCGCCAAGGCCCAATCCATTTTTCAATCCTTACCTACTCTGTAGCCATGTCCTATATCGATTTCATGTCGGTGGTGCACAAAAGCACCCAGCGCGACTACCTGGCCCGCGTCAACGAACCCGAGTACCCCAAGGCCAAGGCGGCCGAGCTGGCCAAGCAATGGGCCTTCGACTACTGGGACGGCGACCGGCGCATCAACTACGGCGGCTATCGCTACATGGAAGGGCGCTGGGAGAAGGTGGCCCGCGTCATGGCCGAGCACTACGGCATCAAGGCTGGCGACAAAATTCTGGACATTGGTTGCGGCAAGGGCTTCCTGCTGTACGACTTCACCAAGGTCGTGCCCGGTGTGGAGGTCTATGGCATCGACATTTCCGAATACGCGATTGCCAATTCCAAGGAGGAGGTCAAAGACCGCCTGCAGGTTGCCAACGCGACCGCACTGCCTTTCCCGGATCAACATTTCGATTTCGTCTTCAGCCTGAACGCGTTGCACAACCTGCACAACTATGACCTGGACAAGGCGCTGCGCGAGATGGAGCGCGTGGGCAAAAAGAACAAGTACCTGTGCGTGGAGTCCTACCGCAATGAGGTCGAGAAAGCGAACCTGCTGTACTGGCAAGTCACCTGCGAGGCCTTCTGTACGCCCCAGGAGTGGGAGTGGTGGTTCAAGCAAACGGGCTACAGTGGCGACCACTCCTTCATCTATTTCGAGTGAGCACGCCATGAGCATTCCCAAAACCATGAAGGCTGCCATCCTGGTGGAGCAGCACAAACCACTGGTCGTTGATGAGGTCGAACTGCCGTCCAGCCTGGATGTGGGGCAGGTGTTGGTCAAGGTGCACTACAGCGGTATTTGCGGCTCGCAGATCGGCGAGATCGACGGTGCCAAGGGCGAAGACAAGTTTCTGCCGCATTTGCTCGGGCATGAAGCCTCGGGCAGCGTGGTCGCGACCGGGCCGGGCGTCAAGCACGTCAAGGAGGGCGATACCGTGGTGATGCATTGGCGCAAGGGTCTGGGTATCGAAGGCGCGCCGCCACAATACCGTTGGCGTGGCCAAAAGCTCAATGCAGGCTGGATTGCCACCTTCAATGAATACGCCATCGTGGCGGAAAATCGCCTGACCTCCATCCCCACCGATAGCAATTTGCAGGTGGCGGCGCTGTTCGGTTGCGCGGTGACGACGGGTTTTGGCGTCATTGAAAACAATGCCAAGGTGCGTATCGGTGAATCGGTCGTGGTGTTCGGCGCCGGCGGTGTGGGCCTGAATATCGTGCAGGCGGCAGCGCTGGTGGGGGCCTATCCGGTGATCGCCGTCGACGTGTTCGACAACCGGCTGGCCTTGGCCAAGGAGATGGGCGCCACCCATTGCATCAACGCCAAAACGCAGGACGCGCAAAAGGCGATCGAGGCCATTGTTGGCAACCAAGGGCTGGATGTGTTCATCGACAACACGGGCCAGCCCACCATCATGGAACTCGGCTACCAGATCACCAAGGCCCAGGGCCGGGTGACACTGGTGGGTGTGCCGCGCAAGGGCAACAACATCGGCATCTTCTCCTTGCCATTGCACTTCGGCAAAGTGTTGTCGGGCTCGCATGGCGGTGAGTCCGTGCCACACGAAGACATACCGCGTTACCAGAACCTGTTCAACGCTGGACGCATCAAGCTCAACGAGCTGTTGACCGAGGTGCTGCCGTTGGACGATATCAATACCGCCATAGACCATATGCGCTCCGGCCAGGCCAGCGGACGCTGCCTGATCCGCATGGATTGACATTGCCATATTCCCCACGAGGTAACGCCATGATTCCGCACGAGATGACCAAGGAACCCCAGTACGAACTGCTCTACCAGGTGGTGGAGCAGCATGGGATTGCCAGCTTTGGCCTGATGGCCAATGAGTCCTGGAACCAGGACCCCAAGAGAACCCTGTTCACCCTGGCGCGCTACAAATTCGTGGCCAAGCTGCTCAGCGGCAAGAAATCGGTGCTCGAGGTCGGCTGTGCCGATGCATTCGGCACAAGGCTGGTTCAACAGGAGGTCGGCCATGTGACCGCAGTCGACTTCGACCCAGTGTTCATCAAGGACGCACAGTCGCGTGCGAACAAGAATTGGCCTCTGACGCTAAAGGTGCAGGACATGCTGGCCGGGCCAGTGCCCGGCACCTTTGACGCCGCCTATTCGCTGGACGTGTTGGAGCACATTCAGCCGCAGGACGAGGCGGCCTTCATGCGCAATTTTTGCGCATCCGTCTCGATTGATGCACCTGTGATCATTGGTATGCCATCGCTGGAATCCCAAGCCC belongs to Rhodoferax saidenbachensis and includes:
- a CDS encoding haloacid dehalogenase-like hydrolase; the protein is MRIGIDFDNTIVSYDALFYKVAREQDVVPADTPVNKVAVRDYLRQVGKEDVWTAMQGYVYGARMDEAIAYPGVLEFLFQAGQAGHTLAIVSHKTKHPFLGPQYDLHAAARAWVEQHLHRDGVPLVAADSVFFELTKDAKLQRATQWGCELFIDDLPEILLAPGFPTGARRVLFDPESHHHPADVPGCQVVQSWAELGQLVAL
- a CDS encoding aminoglycoside phosphotransferase family protein; the encoded protein is MSVQPDMDARIAKLLAAMPVGAVRSVAACASSGNNRTYKVQTEHRTLAVKQYFRHGDDTRDRLGTEFGFLSFAAQAAPGCAPAPLSMDCEESLAAYEFVEGRALAAAELQWTHVQAAIDFFLALNTPQARLLAKDLPPASEACFSVAGHLELVGRRVAGLAAGIPDTVDNSAAVALVQQLKTYWDALASRVLESAVAPDVLLAPAQRCLSPSDFGFHNALLQADQRLRFLDFEYAGWDDPAKLVGDFFAQLAVPVPAEYFDRFVAAIAAAFTDPQAVIARANLLRPVYQVKWCCIALNVFLPTHLARRQFANPGMDKAILQRRQVAKAQSIFQSLPTL
- a CDS encoding class I SAM-dependent methyltransferase, which gives rise to MSYIDFMSVVHKSTQRDYLARVNEPEYPKAKAAELAKQWAFDYWDGDRRINYGGYRYMEGRWEKVARVMAEHYGIKAGDKILDIGCGKGFLLYDFTKVVPGVEVYGIDISEYAIANSKEEVKDRLQVANATALPFPDQHFDFVFSLNALHNLHNYDLDKALREMERVGKKNKYLCVESYRNEVEKANLLYWQVTCEAFCTPQEWEWWFKQTGYSGDHSFIYFE
- a CDS encoding zinc-binding dehydrogenase; translation: MSIPKTMKAAILVEQHKPLVVDEVELPSSLDVGQVLVKVHYSGICGSQIGEIDGAKGEDKFLPHLLGHEASGSVVATGPGVKHVKEGDTVVMHWRKGLGIEGAPPQYRWRGQKLNAGWIATFNEYAIVAENRLTSIPTDSNLQVAALFGCAVTTGFGVIENNAKVRIGESVVVFGAGGVGLNIVQAAALVGAYPVIAVDVFDNRLALAKEMGATHCINAKTQDAQKAIEAIVGNQGLDVFIDNTGQPTIMELGYQITKAQGRVTLVGVPRKGNNIGIFSLPLHFGKVLSGSHGGESVPHEDIPRYQNLFNAGRIKLNELLTEVLPLDDINTAIDHMRSGQASGRCLIRMD
- a CDS encoding class I SAM-dependent methyltransferase; protein product: MIPHEMTKEPQYELLYQVVEQHGIASFGLMANESWNQDPKRTLFTLARYKFVAKLLSGKKSVLEVGCADAFGTRLVQQEVGHVTAVDFDPVFIKDAQSRANKNWPLTLKVQDMLAGPVPGTFDAAYSLDVLEHIQPQDEAAFMRNFCASVSIDAPVIIGMPSLESQAHASPQSKAGHVNCKTGKVFKSDLEQYFQNVFVFSMNDEVVHTGYYPMAHYLLALCCGKRT